One genomic segment of Phyllopteryx taeniolatus isolate TA_2022b chromosome 12, UOR_Ptae_1.2, whole genome shotgun sequence includes these proteins:
- the irs2b gene encoding insulin receptor substrate 2, translating into MASPPSDAGPQPPAAGVKKCGYLRKHKHGHKRYFVLREPGEGCPARLEYYESEKKWRSKSAAKRVVPLDCCLNVNKRADAKHKYLIALYTKDEYFAVAAESEGEQEGWYRMLTDLIADGRVFNGSASNSASSLVGFDEASYGVIAPVSAAYKEVWQVNMKSKGLGQSRNLTGVYRLCLSTRTISFIKLNTEVASVILQLMNIRRCGHSDSFFFIEVGRSAATGPGELWMQCDDSVVAQNIHETILEAMKAMKELSEFRPRSKSQSSGTNPISVPTRRHLNHLPPSQTGLLRRSRTDSVATTSPVGKVSSCRIRTASEGDGTMTRPMSVNGSPLSPGVHRTLLSRSHTITARPCRTFESSSLQHSKSMSMPLSHSPPMAAPSLVSLSSCPDSGAPRPSSCSASFSGSPSDGGFISCEEYGTSPADTRDLRLPLTYGTNTPESLRADTPPSRDGSRLDGYMVMEQQNQNGYRWLPELDKAYRKRTYSLTTPRQQRCLPQVSSASLDEYTLMRATYNSGSQSSRRCLTASPKGTYPDEYRDVQVGLNCLQGDSGYMPMMPGVAPHTSGAKNDPYMPMSPMCVSAPKQIINPRSHPSTVAGLAPHTDSPGSVSLEDNGYMRMWCGIKMSMESIDGKLTNGEYLNMSPVDHLLTFTPREHILSSSGGEQQHRQPYTYGTLPHSLKSQLQRSGSSDTDQYVVMCLQRQRIEEESNNCPVSSEDSVTPGTPSSAPTPPRGARSDGGLAHRSRACRPTRLALDSLRTLPCMSEHPLPSEPRSPGEYINFDFSSPSSDTVASAEGSKCAEKGSPPLSDYVNVNLASPKTVVSPAGGSFDQQEEGKGTEGQAGARGVVDEYPLQHHLIQPAAVKDDYTEMTFGPLSTTDAAPLPTSPTACVQRLSLDSSLVSDGVPAAPVDSFLLGGPSLNVPLADPHRGAKVIRADPQGRRRHSSETFSSTTTVTPVCPSFAHDTKRHSSASVENVSHGLRGSEGPDEDYGGSTPMCRETSAGYQNGLNYIALNLMEGTLGGCRLGGCDGLLRFKTACGCKGGMNGFNSSPYASLGFKETTAAVVKE; encoded by the coding sequence ATGGCGAGTCCGCCGAGCGACGCCGGACCCCAACCACCGGCCGCCGGCGTGAAGAAGTGCGGCTACCTGAGGAAGCACAAACACGGACACAAGCGATATTTCGTGCTGAGGGAGCCCGGCGAGGGCTGCCCTGCCCGGCTGGAGTACTACGAGAGTGAGAAGAAATGGAGGAGCAAGTCTGCCGCCAAGAGGGTCGTCCCGCTGGACTGCTGCCTGAACGTCAACAAGCGAGCGGacgccaaacacaaatatctcATCGCGCTGTACACCAAGGACGAGTACTTTGCCGTGGCCGCCGAAAGCGAGGGCGAACAGGAGGGCTGGTACCGGATGCTGACGGATTTAATCGCGGACGGCAGAGTGTTCAACGGGTCGGCGTCCAACTCCGCGTCCTCGCTGGTGGGCTTCGACGAGGCGAGCTACGGCGTGATCGCGCCGGTCAGCGCCGCCTACAAGGAGGTATGGCAGGTCAACATGAAGTCCAAAGGCTTGGGGCAGAGCCGCAATTTAACCGGCGTCTACAGACTCTGCCTATCCACTCGGACTATCAGTTTCATCAAACTCAACACGGAGGTGGCGTCGGTCATTTTGCAGCTGATGAACATCCGGAGGTGCGGCCACTCTGACAGCTTCTTCTTCATCGAGGTGGGTCGCTCGGCAGCCACTGGACCCGGCGAGCTTTGGATGCAATGCGACGACTCTGTTGTAGCGCAGAACATCCACGAAACCATCCTGGAAGCCATGAAAGCAATGAAGGAGCTGTCGGAATTCCGCCCCCGCAGCAAAAGCCAGTCGTCGGGTACCAACCCCATCTCCGTGCCCACGAGGCGCCACCTGAACCACCTTCCTCCGAGCCAGACCGGTCTGCTCCGGAGGTCGCGCACCGACAGCGTGGCTACGACCTCACCTGTGGGTAAAGTCTCGTCCTGTCGGATACGCACGGCGAGCGAGGGCGACGGCACCATGACACGCCCTATGTCGGTGAATGGGAGCCCCCTCAGCCCCGGGGTTCACCGCACCCTCCTGAGTAGGTCTCACACCATCACCGCACGCCCGTGTCGGACGTTCGAATCCTCCTCCTTGCAGCACAGTAAGTCCATGTCCATGCCTCTGTCTCATTCCCCGCCGATGGCCGCCCCCAGTCTCGTCAGCCTGTCCTCGTGTCCAGATAGCGGCGCTCCTCGACCCTCCAGCTGTAGTGCCTCCTTCTCGGGCTCCCCGAGCGACGGCGGTTTCATATCGTGCGAAGAGTACGGCACGAGCCCCGCGGACACGCGGGACCTCCGGCTGCCTCTCACGTACGGTACCAACACCCCGGAGTCTCTCCGAGCGGACACTCCCCCTTCCCGGGATGGCAGCAGGCTGGACGGCTACATGGTGATGGAACAACAGAACCAGAACGGCTATCGGTGGTTACCCGAGTTGGACAAGGCTTATCGAAAGCGCACGTACTCTCTGACCACCCCCCGCCAGCAGAGGTGTCTCCCGCAAGTGTCTTCGGCCTCCCTCGACGAGTACACTCTCATGAGGGCCACTTACAACAGTGGAAGCCAGTCTTCTCGCAGGTGTCTCACAGCCTCCCCTAAAGGAACCTATCCAGACGAGTACAGGGATGTCCAGGTGGGTTTGAACTGTCTCCAGGGCGACAGTGGTTACATGCCTATGATGCCAGGCGTGGCACCTCACACATCAGGAGCTAAGAATGATCCCTACATGCCTATGAGCCCCATGTGTGTCTCTGCTCCCAAGCAGATCATCAATCCCAGATCCCACCCTTCCACTGTAGCGGGGCTGGCCCCGCACACGGACTCCCCAGGCAGCGTTTCCCTCGAGGACAACGGCTACATGCGCATGTGGTGCGGAATCAAAATGTCAATGGAGAGCATTGACGGAAAGCTCACCAATGGAGAGTACCTGAACATGTCTCCTGTTGACCATCTGTTGACCTTCACACCCCGAGAACACATCCTTAGTTCTTCCGGAGGAGAGCAACAACACAGACAGCCTTATACTTACGGCACGCTGCCACATTCGCTTAAAAGCCAATTGCAGCGCAGTGGCTCAAGTGACACAGACCAGTACGTGGTGATGTGTTTACAGAGACAGCGGATAGAGGAGGAGTCCAACAACTGTCCTGTCTCCTCGGAAGACTCTGTGACACCGGGCACCCCTTCATCTGCCCCCACTCCTCCCAGAGGGGCTCGGAGTGACGGAGGGCTGGCGCACAGGAGTCGGGCGTGTCGCCCCACCCGCCTAGCTCTAGATTCCCTCAGAACCTTACCATGTATGAGTGAACACCCGCTGCCCTCTGAGCCACGCAGTCCCGGGGAGTATATCAACTTCGACTTCAGCAGCCCTTCCAGTGACACGGTGGCATCGGCCGAAGGCTCAAAGTGCGCCGAAAAGGGATCCCCACCACTCTCTGACTATGTTAATGTGAACCTCGCCTCGCCTAAAACTGTGGTTTCCCCCGCTGGAGGAAGTTTTGACCAGCAGGAGGAAGGCAAAGGCACAGAGGGGCAGGCAGGGGCGAGAGGGGTGGTGGACGAATATCCTCTCCAGCATCACTTGATTCAGCCTGCTGCAGTCAAGGACGACTACACTGAGATGACGTTCGGTCCTCTCAGCACCACCGATGCTGCCCCTCTCCCCACCAGCCCCACCGCCTGTGTTCAGAGACTGAGTCTTGACAGCAGCCTTGTGTCGGACGGGGTACCAGCGGCGCCAGTGGATTCTTTTCTCCTTGGGGGACCCTCGCTGAATGTCCCCCTTGCAGATCCACATAGGGGGGCCAAAGTCATTCGTGCTGACCCTCAAGGACGCCGGCGACACAGCTCCGAGACCTTCTCTTCCACCACCACCGTCACACCTGTGTGCCCATCCTTTGCCCACGACACCAAGCGCCACAGCTCGGCCTCGGTGGAGAACGTATCCCACGGCTTGCGGGGCTCGGAGGGACCGGACGAGGACTATGGCGGCAGCACCCCCATGTGCAGAGAGACATCTGCCGGCTATCAGAATGGACTCAACTACATTGCCTTAAACTTGATGGAGGGTACCCTCGGAGGGTGCCGGTTAGGGGGCTGCGATGGACTCCTGAGATTCAAGACCGCTTGTGGATGCAAGGGTGGTATGAATGGCTTCAACTCCAGCCCCTATGCCAGCCTTGGCTTCAAGGAGACTACTGCCGCCGTTGTGAAAG